The nucleotide sequence GCTCGCGGCAATGGCAGCCGCCGTCGCCTGGCCACCCCGAATAGCTCTGCCCTACCTGGCGCTGATCCCAGCTGGGAGTGTGCTGCTGAACGCGTATGCCGCCGAGCACGCCGAATGGGGCAACGTCATCGAAGACATTGCGATGGCAACGACAGCAGCGACTGTCTACGTCTCGATGGGCCTGATCGGTCTCAACACAGGCTGGCGGCTGGACGAAATCAAAGCGAGCGCACAAGCACGCGCAGCGAAAGCAGCCGCAACCGCGGCTCGCAACCAGGAACGTGAACGCATCGACGGGCTGATCCACGATGGCGTGATCTCAACGCTTCTCAACGCTTCACAGGGCGGTGACACTGCGGTGCTAGCGCGCCAGTCGCGCCGCACTCTCGACCAAATCGACGGGTTGCGCGCCGGCGTAGAGGCAGCGCGGGCCTTCCGCGGCTCTGAAGCAGTCGCGTACTTACGCTCAGCGGCAATGGACATCTCGGAAGATGTAATCGTCAACCTCGATGCCCCGCGCGAGATGGACAGCTTCACAATCCCCGCGCACGCCGTGCGTGCGATCGGTGCGGGACTCGCTGAAGCGCTGACCAACAGCATTCGGCACGCCGACGTGCCGGGACGCACGACGCACCGGACAGTGTCAATATCGATGTACCCAGAACGGTGCCGCGTCTCCGTGCACGACAACGGCAGAGGCTTCGACCCACGGAGCATCCCTGCTGACCGCCTAGGACTCGCGGTGAGTATCCGAGGCAGGATGGCACGTGTACCCGGGGGAAGCTCACGAGTCGAAAGCACCCCCGGAGGCGGCACCAACGTCACACTTTTCTGGCGGAGCAGCGATGATTGACAGCCCATTCCGCCACCGTGATATCCCCGCCATCTTGGGTCTTCGCAGCTCAGCAGCGTGGATTGTGGTCGTGTTCGTGGTGGCGGCATACGTCATCGTCGCCGCCCGCAGTTCCAGCGGCCTCGAATATCCCGTCGTCGCAGCAGTGGCTATCACGGCGATCGCGCTCGGCGGCTTCGCCATCGTATTCGCCAAGAGCGACCCGTTGCCTCTGCGCGCTGCGCTACCGCTTGGCGCCATCGCTCCGGTGCTGGCACTGCTTTTCTCGTTTCAGTTAACGCCGGGAGAGTTCCCGCATAACGCCACCTGGTACGTCAACGCTGTGACCTTCATCGTGTGTTTCACCGCACTGCGGGGACGGATCCTGATTGCGTGGATCAGCATGGGCATGATGGCTGTTGTGCTGACGTGGTGGGGGCTCAGCCACGGTGAGGGGCTAGCGTTCGGGTTCTGGCGCACCGCATTCTCAGCCAACCTGCTACTACTCGCGACAATCCTCGCATTCACGATGCGGCCCGTCGCGCGGACGGTATTCGCGCTGCAAGAGGGGGCGCTGCAGCGAGCTGCGGAACAAGCATCGACAACCGCGATACTCGAGGAGCGCGACCAGCGGCTGCAGCGTCTCAATGAGCTTGTCCGCCCACTCCTCGAACTCATCGCGTCAGGCACGGAGCTCACTGCGGCCGAGCGAGAAGAGTGCAGGTTGATCGAAGGCCAGCTGCGGGACTCGCTCCGGGCGAGGGCACTCGCCGTCGCTCCCATCCAGGAATCAGCGAAGCACGCCAGGCAGCGCGGGGTCGACGTCGTCCTGCTCGATGACGGTGGTCTTACCGGAGCCAGCGCCGAAATTGTGTCCCGGGTGCGCAAAGCGATCAGTTCAGTTCTCGACGACGCGCTGAACGGCCGGGTCACGGCCCGGGTATTGCCGAATGGGCGCGACGTATTGGCGACGATTCTCAGTACAAGCAACGATTTCACAACAAGAATCACAATTAACAGACACGGCGAAACAGAGTGGAGCCGTGAACCGACCCGCGTCTCTCCAACATTGTGACCAGGAGACCACACGGAGAATTTGATCGGCCGGCGATCAAAACTAATCGCAACAATGCGTCCCATAAACGCCCTGGATGTTGCCCCTAGTTTTAGGGGCACTAGAACTAGGGGATTTCCAACTAATCGGACATCGCCTAATGTTTGGCATTATCGGAGGCGGGTACTGCCCTCACTCCGGCAAGACTGACAACACAGAAGTGAGGTCCGATCTCATGAGTGCCCCATCACCTCTGCATCCTCAGCACGAGGCCGGCCAGGCTCGCACGGTTGAGCCCGCCCTTCGGCACCTCGCACTCGTCCGCTCAGCCCGAAATCGCCCCGCACTGTCCCCCCGCGAAATCGAAGTTCTGCGCGCCTGGTTCGCAAGCGATTCGAAAACCACGGTGGCCAGTAATCTTTCAGTTTCCCTCGGTACAGTGAACACCCACCTTGCGCGCGTTCGCTCGAAGTACGCAGCGGTTGGCCGCACCGCGCCCACGAAGGCCGCGCTTGTAGCCCGCGCCCTCCAGGATGGACTCGTCCAGCTCGAGGAACTCTAGACGGACGACCAGTGGTTGCGGCATGGACACGGAATAAGCCCGTCTTCCAGCGCGCATCGCAGCAGGCCCACCTTCCCTTCAGCAGCGCGACCAGCAGAAATGTACTTTGCTCGCGCCCTGTCGAGGTGCGTGGACACCGTGGTGGGGGCAACGCCAAGTTCCGCAGCAACTTCGCGCACTGTCATGCCCATTGTGTACGCGATAACCGCATCCTTCTCTCGCGCGGAAAGTTGCGGCGCAGGCCGCGCAAATCCATCGTCCGCTGGTCCGATCAACCGCTCTACGGTTGAAACGACAGTCTTTGTATCGATTGCATAGTGCAGCCACGCCGCATCTGGTACTGCAGTTGCCATCTCGGGGTCTCGCGCACCCAAAACGACCACCGGTGCGTC is from Hoyosella subflava DQS3-9A1 and encodes:
- a CDS encoding sensor histidine kinase, giving the protein MSTAVLAKPHSQEQSAAAETEPITPAAYHKVFRTFALVLGVAGVSLGLLNQQRVTRELEILPMWWSIPALSAVFASTLVLALTAYFAPIRILCVLLRTISIGYVLALITWPLAYSGPPLEDDFRCWLWSVNALAAMAAAVAWPPRIALPYLALIPAGSVLLNAYAAEHAEWGNVIEDIAMATTAATVYVSMGLIGLNTGWRLDEIKASAQARAAKAAATAARNQERERIDGLIHDGVISTLLNASQGGDTAVLARQSRRTLDQIDGLRAGVEAARAFRGSEAVAYLRSAAMDISEDVIVNLDAPREMDSFTIPAHAVRAIGAGLAEALTNSIRHADVPGRTTHRTVSISMYPERCRVSVHDNGRGFDPRSIPADRLGLAVSIRGRMARVPGGSSRVESTPGGGTNVTLFWRSSDD
- a CDS encoding LuxR C-terminal-related transcriptional regulator, whose product is MSAPSPLHPQHEAGQARTVEPALRHLALVRSARNRPALSPREIEVLRAWFASDSKTTVASNLSVSLGTVNTHLARVRSKYAAVGRTAPTKAALVARALQDGLVQLEEL
- a CDS encoding helix-turn-helix transcriptional regulator — its product is MRLVEAAAVGKWIGIVGRGDFLDDALAALLRERGYRAAQVGAGNGSSTFDLVIYRTVGAGRDADRFRVLAPRDAPVVVLGARDPEMATAVPDAAWLHYAIDTKTVVSTVERLIGPADDGFARPAPQLSAREKDAVIAYTMGMTVREVAAELGVAPTTVSTHLDRARAKYISAGRAAEGKVGLLRCALEDGLIPCPCRNHWSSV